In Longimicrobiaceae bacterium, the genomic window GCTGCACCGCCTGGGGGGTGACCGCCCGGTACCGCCCCAGGTCCTCGCCCAGGTAGCCGGGATTGCCCGTGTAGACGGCGTACGCGTTGAGCTGGTCGGCTACGGCCAGGTTGCTCTGCAGGCGCCGGATGAAGGAGGCCTCGATGTTGTTGACGGCACGCTCCACCTCGCGCGGGCTCGGGGGCTCGCGCCGGATACGCTCGACCTCCTCGTTCACGATCTGCTCGATCCGGTCCAGGTCCACTCCCGCCTTGGCCCGCACGGTGACGCCGAACTGCCCCGCGAGCGACTGGCCGTTCTGGGAGGCCGAGACCCACTGGGCGAGCTGGTCCTCGTAGACGAGCCGGCGGTAGAGCCGCGAGTTCTTGCCGTCGGCCAGGATGAGCCCGAGCACGTCCAGCTCGGCGTCTCCCTCCGCGAAGCGTGCGGGCGTGGGCCAGACCTGGTAGAGCTGCGGAAGCTGGACGCGGTCCTCGAGCACGCGGTAGCGCGCCTCCTGCAGGCGCACCGGAGCCACCTGGGGCCGGTTGACGGCCGGGCCCTGGGGAATGGGGCCGAAGTACCGGGCCACGAGCCGCTTCGCCTCGGCCGGGTCGAAGTCGCCGCGGATGACGAGCGAGGCGTTGTTCGGCGTGTAGTACCTCCGGAAGAACGCCTGCACGTCCTCCATGCTCGCCGCCGAGAGGTCCGCCATCGAGCCGATGGTGGTGTGGTGGTAGGGGTGCCCCTTCGGATAGAGCATTTCC contains:
- a CDS encoding pitrilysin family protein, with amino-acid sequence MRNALLSAIALYALLDVGVLTPAPAPAQATASRAETTRGPVALSYDTYRLPNGLNVVLSRDTSVPVVAVNLWYHVGSADEDPGRTGFAHLFEHMMFQGSEHVGEDQHFKIVQEAGGSLNGSTNPDRTNYYEAAPSNFLETLLWLESDRMGFLLPAMTQQKLDNQRDVVKNERRQRYENQPYGLAQETIREMLYPKGHPYHHTTIGSMADLSAASMEDVQAFFRRYYTPNNASLVIRGDFDPAEAKRLVARYFGPIPQGPAVNRPQVAPVRLQEARYRVLEDRVQLPQLYQVWPTPARFAEGDAELDVLGLILADGKNSRLYRRLVYEDQLAQWVSASQNGQSLAGQFGVTVRAKAGVDLDRIEQIVNEEVERIRREPPSPREVERAVNNIEASFIRRLQSNLAVADQLNAYAVYTGNPGYLGEDLGRYRAVTPQAVQQAARQYLGTGRVVLSVVPQGKLDLQASP